A single region of the Nicotiana sylvestris chromosome 6, ASM39365v2, whole genome shotgun sequence genome encodes:
- the LOC104225741 gene encoding vacuolar cation/proton exchanger 3-like isoform X1 — MGSSEGRAVLQLEDEDLVRSEHFDRKTSSSGAAPQGSSYDVEEDDDSPKSILNSIRKNIQIVFFSNKLNILVPCGPLAIVVNELTDHHVSFQTVFRPQKFYDLYTSSCDIVFQGWIFILSLLGIIPLAERLGWATEQLAFYTGPTVGGLLNATFGNATELIISMYALKSGMIRVVQQSLLGSILSNTLLVLGCAFFGGGIIHSNKEQVFNKGTAVMNSGLLLMAVMCLLFPAVLHVTHTEVHFGKSVLALSRFSSCIMLVAYGAYLFFQLTNQKNLYMPMAEEEDQIDGSSDNEEAPEISKWGSILWLSVMTLWIAVLSEYLVNTIEGASVAMDIPVAFISVILLPIVGNAAEHAGAVMFAVKDKLDISLGVAIGSSTQIAMFGIPFSVVVGWIIGCPMNLDFQMFETATLLMTVLVVAFMLQDGNSNYFKGLMLLLCYLIVAASFFVHIDPESIQDKPRKHNG, encoded by the exons ATGGGATCATCAGAGGGAAGAGCAGTACTTCAGCTTGAGGATGAGGACCTTGTCAGATCTGAGCATTTTGATAGAAAGACATCTTCTTCGGGCGCCGCTCCTCAAGGATCTTCTTATGATGTTGAGGAAGATGATGACAGTCCTAAAAGTATATTGAATAGCATACGAAAAAATATTCAGATTGTTTTTTTCTCCAACAAGTTAAACATACTTGTACCTTGTGGACCTTTAGCCATAGTTGTCAATGAGTTAACTGATCATCACGTGAGTTTTCAAACTGTTTTCAGACCACAAAAATTTTATGATCTTTATACGAGCTCATGTGACATTGTATTTCAGGGATGGATCTTCATACTTAGCTTGTTAGGCATCATTCCCCTCGCAGAGCGTTTAGGTTGGGCCACAGA GCAGCTGGCTTTTTATACTGGACCTACAG TTGGAGGACTTTTAAATGCAACCTTTGGAAATGCAACAGAGTTAATAATTTCAATGTATGCTCTGAAAAGTGGCATGATTCGTGTGGTGCAGCAATCACTATTGGGCTCCATTCTGTCCAATACTTTACTAGTGCTTGGATGTGCATTTTTTGGTGGTGGCATTATTCATTCTAATAAGGAGCAGGTTTTCAACAAG GGAACTGCAGTGATGAATTCAGGGTTGCTTTTAATGGCAGTTATGTGCTTGCTGTTCCCTGCTGTCCTCCACGTTACACACACTGAAGTGCATTTTGGGAAGTCAGTGTTGGCGCTTTCCAGATTTAGCAGCTGCATTATGCTTGTAGCATATGGGGCATATCTATTTTTTCAGCTGACAAACCAAAAGAATCTTTACATGCCAATGGCTGAG GAAGAGGATCAGATTGATGGGAGTTCAGATAATGAAGAAGCTCCCGAGATATCAAAATGGGGCTCAATCCTATGGCTCTCTGTTATGACACTATGGATAGCAGTCTTGTCAGAGTACCTAGTCAATACCATAGAG GGGGCGTCTGTTGCAATGGATATTCCTGTAGCATTTATAAGTGTGATACTGCTCCCGATTGTTGGAAACGCCGCTGAGCATGCTGGAGCTGTCATGTTTGCTGTCAAAGACAAGCTT GACATATCTTTGGGAGTGGCAATAGGCTCATCAACACAGATAGCCATGTTTGGG ATCCCATTCTCTGTTGTAGTTGGATGGATAATAGGGTGTCCTATGAACTTGGACTTCCAAATGTTTGAAACAGCCACACTTCTAATGACTGTTCTTGTTGTAGCATTCATGCTGCAG GACGGAAATTCTAATTACTTTAAAGGGCTGATGCTCCTTCTCTGCTATCTTATAGTTGCTGCAAGTTTCTTTGTACATATAGATCCAGAGTCTATAC AGGACAAGCCCAGAAAACATAATGGCTAA
- the LOC104225741 gene encoding vacuolar cation/proton exchanger 5-like isoform X3, producing MIIRILQERSPILKWDHQREEQYFSLRMRTLSDLSILIERHLLRAPLLKDLLMMLRKMMTVLKGWIFILSLLGIIPLAERLGWATEQLAFYTGPTVGGLLNATFGNATELIISMYALKSGMIRVVQQSLLGSILSNTLLVLGCAFFGGGIIHSNKEQVFNKGTAVMNSGLLLMAVMCLLFPAVLHVTHTEVHFGKSVLALSRFSSCIMLVAYGAYLFFQLTNQKNLYMPMAEEEDQIDGSSDNEEAPEISKWGSILWLSVMTLWIAVLSEYLVNTIEGASVAMDIPVAFISVILLPIVGNAAEHAGAVMFAVKDKLDISLGVAIGSSTQIAMFGIPFSVVVGWIIGCPMNLDFQMFETATLLMTVLVVAFMLQDGNSNYFKGLMLLLCYLIVAASFFVHIDPESIQDKPRKHNG from the exons ATGATAATTCGCATTTTACAGGAGCGAAGTCCCATCTTGAA ATGGGATCATCAGAGGGAAGAGCAGTACTTCAGCTTGAGGATGAGGACCTTGTCAGATCTGAGCATTTTGATAGAAAGACATCTTCTTCGGGCGCCGCTCCTCAAGGATCTTCTTATGATGTTGAGGAAGATGATGACAGTCCTAAAA GGATGGATCTTCATACTTAGCTTGTTAGGCATCATTCCCCTCGCAGAGCGTTTAGGTTGGGCCACAGA GCAGCTGGCTTTTTATACTGGACCTACAG TTGGAGGACTTTTAAATGCAACCTTTGGAAATGCAACAGAGTTAATAATTTCAATGTATGCTCTGAAAAGTGGCATGATTCGTGTGGTGCAGCAATCACTATTGGGCTCCATTCTGTCCAATACTTTACTAGTGCTTGGATGTGCATTTTTTGGTGGTGGCATTATTCATTCTAATAAGGAGCAGGTTTTCAACAAG GGAACTGCAGTGATGAATTCAGGGTTGCTTTTAATGGCAGTTATGTGCTTGCTGTTCCCTGCTGTCCTCCACGTTACACACACTGAAGTGCATTTTGGGAAGTCAGTGTTGGCGCTTTCCAGATTTAGCAGCTGCATTATGCTTGTAGCATATGGGGCATATCTATTTTTTCAGCTGACAAACCAAAAGAATCTTTACATGCCAATGGCTGAG GAAGAGGATCAGATTGATGGGAGTTCAGATAATGAAGAAGCTCCCGAGATATCAAAATGGGGCTCAATCCTATGGCTCTCTGTTATGACACTATGGATAGCAGTCTTGTCAGAGTACCTAGTCAATACCATAGAG GGGGCGTCTGTTGCAATGGATATTCCTGTAGCATTTATAAGTGTGATACTGCTCCCGATTGTTGGAAACGCCGCTGAGCATGCTGGAGCTGTCATGTTTGCTGTCAAAGACAAGCTT GACATATCTTTGGGAGTGGCAATAGGCTCATCAACACAGATAGCCATGTTTGGG ATCCCATTCTCTGTTGTAGTTGGATGGATAATAGGGTGTCCTATGAACTTGGACTTCCAAATGTTTGAAACAGCCACACTTCTAATGACTGTTCTTGTTGTAGCATTCATGCTGCAG GACGGAAATTCTAATTACTTTAAAGGGCTGATGCTCCTTCTCTGCTATCTTATAGTTGCTGCAAGTTTCTTTGTACATATAGATCCAGAGTCTATAC AGGACAAGCCCAGAAAACATAATGGCTAA
- the LOC104225741 gene encoding vacuolar cation/proton exchanger 3-like isoform X2 has protein sequence MGSSEGRAVLQLEDEDLVRSEHFDRKTSSSGAAPQGSSYDVEEDDDSPKSILNSIRKNIQIVFFSNKLNILVPCGPLAIVVNELTDHHGWIFILSLLGIIPLAERLGWATEQLAFYTGPTVGGLLNATFGNATELIISMYALKSGMIRVVQQSLLGSILSNTLLVLGCAFFGGGIIHSNKEQVFNKGTAVMNSGLLLMAVMCLLFPAVLHVTHTEVHFGKSVLALSRFSSCIMLVAYGAYLFFQLTNQKNLYMPMAEEEDQIDGSSDNEEAPEISKWGSILWLSVMTLWIAVLSEYLVNTIEGASVAMDIPVAFISVILLPIVGNAAEHAGAVMFAVKDKLDISLGVAIGSSTQIAMFGIPFSVVVGWIIGCPMNLDFQMFETATLLMTVLVVAFMLQDGNSNYFKGLMLLLCYLIVAASFFVHIDPESIQDKPRKHNG, from the exons ATGGGATCATCAGAGGGAAGAGCAGTACTTCAGCTTGAGGATGAGGACCTTGTCAGATCTGAGCATTTTGATAGAAAGACATCTTCTTCGGGCGCCGCTCCTCAAGGATCTTCTTATGATGTTGAGGAAGATGATGACAGTCCTAAAAGTATATTGAATAGCATACGAAAAAATATTCAGATTGTTTTTTTCTCCAACAAGTTAAACATACTTGTACCTTGTGGACCTTTAGCCATAGTTGTCAATGAGTTAACTGATCATCAC GGATGGATCTTCATACTTAGCTTGTTAGGCATCATTCCCCTCGCAGAGCGTTTAGGTTGGGCCACAGA GCAGCTGGCTTTTTATACTGGACCTACAG TTGGAGGACTTTTAAATGCAACCTTTGGAAATGCAACAGAGTTAATAATTTCAATGTATGCTCTGAAAAGTGGCATGATTCGTGTGGTGCAGCAATCACTATTGGGCTCCATTCTGTCCAATACTTTACTAGTGCTTGGATGTGCATTTTTTGGTGGTGGCATTATTCATTCTAATAAGGAGCAGGTTTTCAACAAG GGAACTGCAGTGATGAATTCAGGGTTGCTTTTAATGGCAGTTATGTGCTTGCTGTTCCCTGCTGTCCTCCACGTTACACACACTGAAGTGCATTTTGGGAAGTCAGTGTTGGCGCTTTCCAGATTTAGCAGCTGCATTATGCTTGTAGCATATGGGGCATATCTATTTTTTCAGCTGACAAACCAAAAGAATCTTTACATGCCAATGGCTGAG GAAGAGGATCAGATTGATGGGAGTTCAGATAATGAAGAAGCTCCCGAGATATCAAAATGGGGCTCAATCCTATGGCTCTCTGTTATGACACTATGGATAGCAGTCTTGTCAGAGTACCTAGTCAATACCATAGAG GGGGCGTCTGTTGCAATGGATATTCCTGTAGCATTTATAAGTGTGATACTGCTCCCGATTGTTGGAAACGCCGCTGAGCATGCTGGAGCTGTCATGTTTGCTGTCAAAGACAAGCTT GACATATCTTTGGGAGTGGCAATAGGCTCATCAACACAGATAGCCATGTTTGGG ATCCCATTCTCTGTTGTAGTTGGATGGATAATAGGGTGTCCTATGAACTTGGACTTCCAAATGTTTGAAACAGCCACACTTCTAATGACTGTTCTTGTTGTAGCATTCATGCTGCAG GACGGAAATTCTAATTACTTTAAAGGGCTGATGCTCCTTCTCTGCTATCTTATAGTTGCTGCAAGTTTCTTTGTACATATAGATCCAGAGTCTATAC AGGACAAGCCCAGAAAACATAATGGCTAA